AGTGTTTTTGTTCTACACTTACTTAATAGTTGTCAAATATTAGAACTGACAATTTTGTTTAAAAAATGGTATCAGTGAAATGCTCATTTTTTAAGTGCCAACTTTTTAGATCTTACAACATAATGCCCATATCAGATATCTGTCAAATATTGTGAAAGTCTAAATCTGGATGAAATATGCTAGCTGGTTTGTGATGGAATGGTCTACTTTAGCAAGCTGGATATTCCACTAGCATTTTTCAGTTTGCAGTGAATTTGCATTTCGTCCCCAATTTATCATCCTGTCTTCAAACAAATTTTGCGTAGAGGTATTGCAACTTTAGATATGGTTGTGTAGTTGTCTAATCATCAACAGGCTATTATCATGTTAACTTTGTGCCCTGATTTTCTAGTTGCTTATTATATTCAGttattttatttactccacattgaCTACCTGCATATTTACCTGTAAACCATAAAGAGCTTGAGTCCTCTTCAGCTTTCCAATGATTTCTGTTCTGTACTACTGAAAGTTGAAGCATTGTGTTTTAATCTATCTGAAGTGATTCTTGTATTTTTGTTGTGCAAATGTCAATGTAACAGGCGGCTGGAACCTCCCAGGGTATTAGTGGTGGAGCAGGAGTTCAAGGCCAGTATGCACCTGCCGCGGTTCCTGGTGGGTTGAATCAGCCTCGTCCGACAGGAAACGCTCCGCAGCCAATCGGTGGTTCATCCGATCCTCTACATGGATATGATGAGGAGACCATGCGACTACGTGCGGAGAGAGGAGCTCGGGCAGGTGGTTGGACTGCTGAGTTAGGCAGGCGAAGAGCACTGGAAGAGGCATTTAACAGCATATTCGTATAAAAGTTAAGATCAGGCGCAGCTACTGCCCCAGAGGATGCATGGTTAACTTATTACGACCCTTATACCACAGCGCGTACTTGTCCAGCTATAACCTGCTGGTTGTGGCCTACATTTTGGACATCAAAGCAGAAGGGATTGAAGTGTCTGATCAGCATCAAGCGGCCCAGTTGTCATCCCTTTTTGCAAGTCGAGAAGTTGCATATCGATGTACCTATGATCATGCCAATGACTGAAACTTCTGTCATTGCTCCCCTAATGGCATGATTTTGTTGTTCATCAAACCTCGGCTCCTTTTGAATATAATATGAGTGTTATCAGTATCGCTTTTTCTTTTGTGGCAGTTTTTAGTACCTGATCGTGTTTACCAGTTTGTCTGATCTCTGATATCATTCTTTCACTCACTTAGTGTGATTATGAGTATACTTAGGGGCTGTTCGGCAACGCTTCGCTCCACAACTCCCGGAGCGGAGTTGGCGGAGCTGTAGTTTAAAATGGTGGAGTTGCCATTAACCCACTCCGCAGATTCTGGGAGCAGACCATTACCGAACAGGGCCTTATATTTCTAGTATTGAACTATCAACTCTAGTGCGGTTACGAGTATACTTATATTTCTAGTTTTCTGCATATTTCATCATCAGATCAAATTAATCCAGGCATTTCTCGGTTCTGAGCTTTTAGAGATCCGACGATAGTTTTGTTAGAATGACACCATATAAACATCAATGCAAATATCAAGAACAGTGTTTCTTTTACATGTTACAGCTTTTGGTCTGTTGTTTCAATACATTTGCAATAGATCAATGCAAATATCAATACATTTTGTATAAAGGGAGCCTATCGCTGCTTAGAAACTAGGCTCACTTTGCAAACTTCCACATCAAACCCGAAATCCATCAGGACAAAAATCCAAGCACGTTGCTGCTCAGAGAGCTGATCCTTTGGTCCTTTGACCTCCACAAGTTTAGCTTCAGCACCACCTCGTTCATCCAGGAAACGCCATAGCAGCAGATCAGGCATCCCGCTGGACCAGCTCCTGTAATCGAGGGCTAGATGCCGGAGAAGTAATGCCAAGCGATGCCCACCAACGCCCGCAACGACAGCCCGTACATCGGCCATTGGATGCCGGTCCCAATTGACACCCCTGCAGGATGTCCCTTGATGTAGCTCCCAGGAGCTGATAAGCATCTCTTCGGCCATTCCATCTTGTATCCTTTTCAACTGTGCTTCTATAAGGTCCTTTCTTGACTTGTAGAAGTCATCTGTTTCAAAATCAAGAGGGGCCGTCTGCAAGAGAACACCCGAATCAAGCTATAATGATTACAAGGAAGCCAAGTAAAAGACCATGATGAAAAAACAGCATTCACCGTCAACTCAAACGTGCAAGCAGTACCAGTATCAAAAGCATAGTCGTTGCAACATGCTGACAAAATGCACATTGTTATGCAAACCAAAAAAAATTGGTCTGTAAGTCAAGTACCTGAAATTTAGAATGGAAAACATCGGATACTTCTGAGAATATTACATCCCACATTAGAAGGCCAAAGATTGTCATCCATATGCCACCTTCTGAATGGGTACCTTGCCAGCCACCTCCCTCGTCAGCATAATACTGCAAAGCTAATTGCTCTACCCCACAACGGTCACCATCATAGCCATAAAACACATTCTTTGCTCCTATTTCACAATTTAATGGCCTTCCTTCGATGTTCACCTGGTAACAAAAAACGTGTGATGTATCCCAATGATAGATTATTTAGCATTTCCATGTTACCACCTCAATCCAGTAGACAGACACAAAAAAACTTTCTCCTGACTGACCATCAAAGTGATATACATATATACCTCTTTTATGTTTCTCTTAAGAGAATCAGCATAACTGGGAACTTTCCAGCGCCGTGGAGGTTTGCCTAAACGCAGAACTCTCTTCTGCAGTGCAATCTTTGGCCCAGCACGGATCCATGGATCGGTCACTCCTCCTTCAGCTATTGAAAGGCTCTCATTAGGGCGACCCATATGCTCCAAATCAATAGATAATCTCAGTGTCCAATATCCTCGCCGTCTACCAGAAGCAACTTTACTAAGTAGTATCTTTAGAGTCCTTATTGCATCTGCATACCTGCAGAATAGAGTCAGCGTGATATCTAGTTCCCCAAAAATTATTAAGATAGGTACTGCGTGAAAAGCACACTCAAAAGCTCTTTAAAATTATAAGTTTCAACAAAAAAAGGAAATGATCCCTCCTGTGAATGCATTCATATATTCCTGAGAAGATTAGGTTTCTTCATGAAAAAAACTGAGCTTCAGTTCAAAACTTTACATTAATCTA
This portion of the Triticum dicoccoides isolate Atlit2015 ecotype Zavitan chromosome 7A, WEW_v2.0, whole genome shotgun sequence genome encodes:
- the LOC119332565 gene encoding uncharacterized protein LOC119332565 isoform X3, whose product is MTLRRRMSSIFNKTREHFPSLKDYNDYLEEVEDMRIDVEAVEARIARYQQENAEQIYLSRAKRAEDLAAALKASRMVTVKAGPTDTAAGTSQGISGGAGVQGQYAPAAVPGGLNQPRPTGNAPQPIGGSSDPLHGYDEETMRLRAERGARAGGWTAELGRRRALEEAFNSIFV